The following proteins are co-located in the Microcoleus sp. bin38.metabat.b11b12b14.051 genome:
- a CDS encoding glycoside hydrolase family 2 TIM barrel-domain containing protein yields the protein MSWLGRELENCDIEESSALDSKVTVQGRKTGYPRPQLRRSNWICLNGKWRFAYDDTGRCVQPIDITDWTRTIEVPFVPESTKSGIGDTNFHANCWYDREFDVPRTEGRVLLHFGAVDYRARVWVNNQFVIEHEGGHTPFTADITAVLNPIGPSRVTVWAQDDPQDLAKPRGKQDWQVEPHSIWYPRTTGIWQTVWVELVPHTYIDRIRWTPQFERWEIGFEAFVAGDRQSGIQIKVKLSIGCLLLVNDTYEVINGEIHRRIALSDPGIDDYRNELLWSPEKPTLINAQVELWADGKLLDEIKSYTAMRNVSIQRDRFMLNGRPYYLRLVLDQGYWPDTLMTAPSDEALRRDVELVKAMGFNGVRKHQKIEDPRFLYWADVLGLLVWEEMPSAYRFTPKAVDRLTREWTEVIDRDASHPCIVVWVPFNESWGVPNLVESPAHRNYVQALYFLTKTLDPTRPVIGNDGWESTDTDILAIHDYDNNPQTVAKRYGPEVQLADLFDRGRPGGRVLTLDGHPHQGQPVMLTEFGGIACAGRENPDFHRVWGYVRASDTSELQKRYTALLHVVNRVEMFSGFCYTQLTDTFQEANGLLYADRTPKFPLQAIAAATLGWDIPEEFSQSEGISQC from the coding sequence ATGAGTTGGTTAGGTAGAGAACTAGAAAATTGCGATATTGAAGAGTCTTCCGCTCTCGACAGCAAGGTGACTGTTCAAGGGCGGAAAACAGGTTATCCGCGCCCCCAATTGCGCCGCAGCAACTGGATTTGTCTCAACGGTAAGTGGAGGTTTGCTTATGACGACACGGGACGCTGCGTGCAGCCGATCGACATTACCGACTGGACTCGCACTATAGAAGTGCCATTTGTTCCCGAGTCAACAAAAAGCGGGATCGGCGACACGAATTTTCACGCTAACTGCTGGTACGATCGCGAATTTGACGTACCCCGCACAGAAGGCAGAGTTCTCCTCCACTTCGGCGCCGTAGACTACCGCGCCCGAGTCTGGGTAAACAATCAGTTTGTCATCGAGCACGAAGGCGGGCACACTCCTTTCACCGCAGATATTACAGCAGTTCTTAACCCCATCGGGCCTTCTCGGGTGACAGTCTGGGCCCAGGACGACCCGCAAGATTTGGCGAAACCGCGCGGGAAGCAAGATTGGCAAGTTGAACCCCACAGCATTTGGTATCCGCGTACAACTGGCATTTGGCAGACTGTCTGGGTAGAATTGGTACCTCACACTTATATCGATCGCATCCGCTGGACTCCGCAGTTTGAACGCTGGGAAATCGGTTTTGAAGCGTTTGTGGCTGGCGATCGCCAATCCGGAATTCAAATTAAAGTTAAACTGTCGATCGGCTGTTTGCTGCTGGTCAACGATACCTACGAAGTCATCAACGGCGAAATCCACCGCCGCATCGCCCTTTCAGACCCGGGTATCGACGACTACCGCAATGAACTGCTGTGGAGTCCCGAAAAACCGACATTAATTAACGCTCAAGTGGAGTTGTGGGCCGACGGCAAACTGCTTGATGAAATTAAATCCTACACCGCGATGCGGAATGTTAGCATTCAGCGCGATCGCTTCATGCTGAACGGCCGCCCCTACTACCTGAGACTGGTGCTCGATCAAGGTTACTGGCCCGACACCCTGATGACTGCGCCCTCCGACGAAGCCTTGCGCCGCGATGTCGAATTAGTCAAAGCAATGGGTTTCAACGGCGTCCGCAAACACCAAAAAATCGAAGATCCGCGATTTTTGTACTGGGCCGACGTGCTGGGGCTGCTGGTTTGGGAAGAAATGCCCAGCGCCTACCGCTTCACTCCCAAGGCCGTTGACAGGCTGACGCGGGAGTGGACGGAAGTTATCGATCGCGACGCCAGCCATCCCTGTATCGTAGTCTGGGTGCCCTTTAACGAATCTTGGGGAGTTCCCAATTTAGTCGAATCGCCGGCCCACCGGAACTACGTACAAGCGCTGTATTTCCTGACCAAAACCCTCGATCCGACTCGCCCCGTCATCGGTAATGACGGCTGGGAAAGCACAGATACTGACATCCTGGCGATTCACGACTACGACAACAACCCGCAAACTGTAGCCAAACGCTACGGGCCCGAAGTCCAATTAGCCGATTTATTCGATCGCGGGCGTCCCGGAGGGCGCGTCCTCACTCTGGACGGCCACCCCCACCAAGGACAGCCGGTGATGCTGACGGAATTCGGCGGTATCGCCTGCGCGGGGCGGGAAAACCCCGATTTTCACCGGGTTTGGGGCTACGTGCGGGCGTCTGATACGTCAGAACTGCAAAAGCGCTACACGGCGCTGTTGCACGTGGTAAATCGAGTGGAAATGTTCAGCGGATTTTGTTACACGCAGTTGACTGATACTTTCCAAGAAGCTAATGGTTTGCTGTATGCCGATCGCACTCCTAAGTTTCCCCTACAGGCGATCGCGGCGGCAACTCTCGGCTGGGATATTCCCGAAGAATTTTCGCAGTCTGAAGGTATTAGTCAGTGCTAA
- a CDS encoding beta-glucosidase translates to MGGFECSTHKLRSGKRLDVTAATGHDKFAIADYQRLQQQGIYTVREGLRWHSIEQSPEQYDFSSALPIIRAARDTKMQVIWDLFHYGWPDDIDIFSPEFVSRFAKMAGAFMQVLTNETDQTPFVTPVNEISFIAWGGGDVAYINPFARGRGDELKIQLVKAAIAAIESVWEINPRSRIVQIDPVINIIADPDKPEDRELAEGYRLSQYQAWDMLAGRFRPELGGQEKYLDIIGVNYYDRNQWIHNEHPMKYTDRLYRPFGEMLQEVFDRYGRPLFVAETGTEDDFRPVWFNYVCNQVAAALKAGVPIEGVCLYPIVNHPGWDDDRHCYNGLWDYCNESGDREIYQPLAEELQYQRQQIEPLLKSRD, encoded by the coding sequence ATGGGCGGTTTTGAATGTTCCACGCACAAATTGCGATCGGGAAAACGCCTCGATGTCACAGCCGCCACCGGCCATGATAAATTTGCGATCGCCGACTACCAACGGTTGCAACAGCAAGGCATTTACACAGTCCGCGAAGGCCTGCGCTGGCACTCGATCGAACAGTCGCCGGAACAATACGATTTTTCCAGCGCCCTGCCAATAATTCGCGCCGCCCGCGATACCAAAATGCAGGTAATTTGGGATTTGTTTCACTACGGCTGGCCCGACGATATTGATATTTTTAGTCCCGAATTCGTGTCGAGATTTGCCAAGATGGCGGGCGCTTTTATGCAAGTGCTAACCAACGAAACTGACCAAACACCTTTCGTGACACCTGTCAATGAAATTTCATTTATTGCCTGGGGCGGCGGCGATGTCGCTTATATCAATCCCTTTGCTAGAGGGCGGGGAGACGAACTCAAAATTCAGTTAGTCAAAGCTGCGATCGCAGCGATAGAATCTGTTTGGGAAATCAATCCCCGCAGCCGCATCGTTCAGATTGACCCCGTAATTAACATTATTGCCGATCCTGACAAACCCGAGGATCGAGAGCTTGCAGAAGGTTATCGCTTATCTCAATATCAAGCTTGGGATATGTTGGCGGGACGCTTTCGCCCGGAGCTCGGCGGCCAGGAAAAATATCTCGATATTATTGGGGTGAATTATTACGATCGCAATCAGTGGATTCACAACGAACACCCGATGAAATACACCGATCGGCTGTACCGCCCGTTTGGCGAGATGCTGCAAGAAGTGTTCGATCGCTACGGCCGCCCCTTATTCGTCGCAGAAACAGGCACTGAAGACGATTTTAGACCTGTCTGGTTTAATTATGTGTGCAATCAGGTAGCGGCGGCGCTGAAAGCAGGAGTGCCGATCGAGGGAGTCTGTTTGTATCCGATTGTCAACCATCCGGGTTGGGATGATGACAGGCACTGTTACAATGGTTTGTGGGATTATTGCAATGAATCGGGCGATCGGGAAATTTACCAGCCTTTAGCAGAGGAATTGCAGTATCAACGGCAGCAGATTGAACCGCTGCTGAAGTCGCGCGATTGA
- a CDS encoding GTP-binding protein: protein MDINVNVKYKDLLDNLLIKYPCFYFLKNQNLKHSDKRKWHLTSEDRLIYCLQVIFIGKTGYGKSTTVNHILGQQIFESSDIESCTRECQSAMFQIHESTDLYYFSLADLPGIGESIALDRKYIELYSEFLKFSDTVVYLLRADQRDLAVDQETFSRLFPTKKQRDKVIIAVNLVDKIEPINRSKPFKPSQAQLENANKKIKIISDCFGISQNKILYYSATEEYNLDSLMTAIAQNLKARIDQWT from the coding sequence ATGGATATAAATGTCAATGTAAAATATAAAGACTTGCTAGACAATTTGCTGATCAAATACCCATGTTTTTACTTTCTGAAAAATCAAAATTTGAAACATTCAGATAAAAGAAAATGGCATCTCACGAGTGAAGACAGGCTAATATACTGCCTTCAGGTCATATTTATTGGCAAAACTGGTTATGGTAAATCTACAACTGTCAATCATATTCTTGGACAACAGATATTTGAGTCAAGTGATATTGAGAGTTGCACAAGAGAGTGCCAATCTGCTATGTTCCAAATTCATGAAAGCACCGATTTATATTATTTTTCACTAGCCGATTTACCTGGAATTGGTGAGTCAATAGCTTTAGATAGGAAGTATATTGAATTATATTCCGAATTTTTAAAATTCAGCGATACTGTGGTTTATTTGTTGCGGGCAGATCAAAGAGATTTGGCTGTTGATCAAGAGACATTTAGCCGTTTGTTTCCAACTAAAAAGCAAAGAGACAAAGTAATTATTGCTGTTAATTTAGTAGATAAAATTGAACCTATAAACCGGAGTAAACCATTTAAACCGAGTCAAGCACAGCTAGAAAATGCTAACAAAAAAATTAAAATTATATCTGATTGTTTTGGGATTTCCCAAAATAAAATATTGTACTATAGTGCAACAGAGGAATATAACTTAGACAGTTTAATGACAGCGATTGCTCAAAATTTGAAAGCACGCATAGACCAGTGGACATAA
- a CDS encoding GTPase gives MKFDYSDFFDSLTQTGLLITHEERQRITEKITQVLSYEPKIGIFGKTGVGKSSLCNALFGQDIAAISDIEACTRNPQEILLKIGQGNSKGIKLVDVPGVGESQERDKEYAQLYAKLLPELDVVLWLLKGDDRAFTSDEVFYKNVVKPHLDQGKVFFIVVNQVDKIEPFREWDEKNHIPGPNQLQNIDAKLSVVSRFFSTPVSKIIAVSAGEKYNLVRLIDEIVFALPKDKKVTFARNVKKENVSETTKNKAEKGFWETAWNIVTEVIPAAIESIPIVGSLFKVAKTFLKWFF, from the coding sequence ATGAAGTTTGATTATTCTGATTTTTTTGATTCACTTACACAGACAGGATTACTCATCACTCATGAAGAGCGTCAAAGAATTACTGAAAAAATCACCCAAGTATTATCCTATGAGCCAAAAATAGGTATTTTTGGTAAAACAGGAGTAGGTAAATCCAGTTTGTGTAATGCTCTTTTTGGTCAAGATATAGCTGCTATTAGCGATATTGAAGCTTGCACGAGAAATCCCCAAGAAATATTATTAAAAATAGGGCAGGGAAATTCAAAAGGTATTAAGTTAGTTGATGTACCTGGAGTAGGAGAAAGTCAGGAACGAGATAAGGAATACGCACAGCTTTATGCGAAGCTATTACCAGAATTAGACGTTGTGTTGTGGCTGCTCAAGGGTGATGATAGAGCATTTACCTCAGATGAAGTTTTTTACAAAAATGTGGTTAAGCCACATCTCGATCAAGGGAAAGTATTTTTTATTGTGGTCAATCAAGTAGACAAAATAGAACCTTTCAGAGAATGGGATGAAAAAAATCACATACCAGGCCCAAATCAACTGCAAAATATTGATGCAAAGTTATCGGTTGTGTCAAGATTTTTTTCAACGCCAGTGTCTAAAATTATTGCTGTTTCTGCTGGGGAAAAATACAATTTAGTTCGCTTAATTGATGAAATCGTCTTTGCGTTACCCAAAGATAAAAAAGTTACATTTGCCCGCAATGTAAAAAAAGAAAATGTTTCAGAAACAACAAAAAATAAAGCAGAAAAAGGATTTTGGGAGACTGCGTGGAATATTGTCACAGAAGTTATTCCAGCAGCAATAGAGTCTATTCCCATAGTTGGTTCACTGTTTAAAGTTGCTAAAACCTTTTTAAAGTGGTTCTTTTAA
- a CDS encoding helix-turn-helix domain-containing protein: MASSNDRFPQAARDWDLETLYTDLASAKGKRLTPTEKQHLRGLLCGHSPTEIAETLNKNPKGIAVDFCNTLYQYVKNLVGKADEKVENWRKICEWLEDAGYKTLSSPEPESGDCLPIKFLIKKANVIVDKNQIIVDINLRIVASSPSEIPIIKSFDINGNGSN, encoded by the coding sequence ATGGCATCCTCTAACGATCGCTTCCCCCAAGCTGCCCGCGACTGGGACTTAGAAACCCTCTACACAGACTTAGCATCCGCCAAGGGAAAGCGGCTCACGCCCACAGAGAAACAACATCTACGTGGTCTACTCTGCGGCCACAGTCCTACCGAAATTGCCGAAACGCTCAATAAAAACCCCAAGGGAATTGCCGTAGATTTTTGTAATACTTTATACCAATATGTTAAAAATCTTGTAGGTAAAGCTGATGAAAAGGTAGAAAACTGGAGGAAGATTTGTGAATGGCTGGAGGACGCAGGATATAAAACTCTGTCGTCTCCCGAACCTGAATCAGGCGATTGTTTACCAATAAAATTCTTAATAAAAAAAGCAAATGTAATTGTTGATAAAAATCAAATTATAGTTGATATCAACCTGCGAATCGTAGCTTCCTCACCTTCAGAAATTCCCATTATAAAAAGCTTCGATATCAATGGCAATGGTTCAAACTAA
- the galT gene encoding galactose-1-phosphate uridylyltransferase, producing the protein MHSQILQKPDGRPLTLYSRNPIPECIAAVSPSNEPVKANPHFRWHPLRGEWVAYASHRQGRTFMPPPEYNPLAATINPTFPTELPPGKYDVAVFDNRFPSMTLQAHNPPASIVETLPAKGICEVVVFTQDPLASLGSLELSHLELLLEVWADRTSVIGSNPEIQYVLPFENRGVEVGVTLHHPHGQIYAYPFVPPVPARMLECQSVYYQKNNSGLLQDLIQQEIADKQRILYLDEDAIAFVPACARYPYEVWIAPIAPAATFIDLTEKQRQSLAKALKTVALKYDGLWQRQFPYLMAWFQGPTDGKPHPEAHLHAEFYPPYRSSDRLKYLAGTELAAGMFANDALPEEKAKELQAISVNLC; encoded by the coding sequence ATGCACTCCCAAATATTGCAAAAACCAGACGGCCGCCCGCTGACACTGTACAGCCGCAACCCAATCCCAGAATGCATCGCGGCGGTAAGTCCCAGCAACGAACCAGTCAAGGCAAACCCACATTTTCGCTGGCATCCTTTGCGGGGGGAGTGGGTAGCATATGCCAGCCACCGCCAAGGCAGAACCTTTATGCCGCCGCCGGAATACAACCCGCTGGCTGCTACAATTAACCCCACGTTTCCCACAGAATTACCCCCTGGTAAATACGACGTAGCAGTTTTTGACAACCGCTTTCCTTCGATGACTTTGCAAGCCCATAATCCACCTGCAAGTATTGTGGAAACTTTGCCTGCTAAGGGCATTTGCGAAGTCGTTGTTTTCACCCAAGATCCGCTGGCTTCTTTGGGTTCTTTGGAGTTAAGTCACTTAGAATTATTGTTAGAAGTTTGGGCCGATCGCACTTCAGTGATTGGCAGCAATCCCGAGATTCAATATGTGTTACCGTTTGAGAATCGCGGTGTCGAAGTCGGAGTAACTTTGCACCATCCCCACGGTCAAATTTATGCTTATCCGTTCGTGCCACCGGTGCCCGCGCGGATGTTAGAATGTCAGTCGGTTTACTATCAAAAAAATAACAGCGGTTTGTTGCAAGATTTGATTCAACAAGAGATAGCCGACAAACAGCGCATTCTGTATTTAGACGAAGATGCGATCGCCTTTGTGCCCGCTTGCGCCCGTTATCCTTACGAAGTGTGGATTGCGCCGATCGCACCAGCAGCCACATTTATCGATCTTACCGAAAAACAGCGTCAATCGCTTGCTAAAGCCTTAAAAACAGTCGCCCTTAAATATGACGGTTTGTGGCAGCGTCAATTCCCTTATTTGATGGCTTGGTTTCAAGGGCCCACCGACGGAAAGCCTCACCCGGAGGCGCATCTGCACGCTGAGTTTTATCCGCCCTATCGATCGAGCGATCGGCTAAAATACCTAGCAGGAACCGAACTCGCCGCGGGAATGTTTGCTAACGACGCTTTACCGGAAGAAAAAGCTAAAGAATTGCAAGCCATATCTGTTAATCTATGTTAA
- a CDS encoding M24 family metallopeptidase: protein MVNSLNPEVDRKLEFIRTALTETGAIALRLRGTDWFAWATAGASHTVLLTAETGVAEVLVTADTAWVLTDEIEAQRLQDEELPANFQMHIYPWADVPQREAFVKQITGGGNVMSDRPIHRNETAIVASLQSRKQTMMSSELERYRRVGRLASEAMTEVLSAAKPEWTEYQLAGAGAEALWARGLHPALTLVAGERRLPLYRHATATAEQIGKQAMLVFCARGNGLYANLTRFICFGSLEKQHSELHRQVREIEAAALDLCRPRVSLNAIYYTLKQAYEQHGYPQAIREHHQGGTTGYLAREVVANPATSDILTENMAVAWNPSLSGAKIEDTFVIGSDGTLENLTFDPGWPSVEVAGRLRPVPKIV, encoded by the coding sequence ATGGTAAACTCATTAAATCCAGAAGTCGATCGCAAACTCGAATTCATTCGCACAGCCTTAACTGAAACCGGAGCGATCGCCCTGCGGTTGCGCGGCACTGATTGGTTTGCTTGGGCCACCGCCGGTGCTTCCCATACTGTCTTGCTTACGGCAGAAACCGGAGTTGCAGAAGTCTTAGTCACCGCCGATACTGCTTGGGTACTCACCGATGAAATCGAAGCCCAGCGCTTGCAAGATGAAGAACTTCCCGCCAACTTTCAAATGCACATCTATCCTTGGGCGGATGTTCCACAGCGCGAAGCTTTTGTCAAACAAATTACTGGTGGCGGTAACGTGATGAGCGATCGACCAATTCATCGTAACGAAACTGCGATCGTCGCATCTTTACAGTCTCGCAAACAGACAATGATGTCAAGCGAATTAGAGCGCTACCGGCGAGTCGGGCGTTTAGCCAGCGAAGCGATGACAGAGGTACTTTCAGCAGCCAAACCGGAATGGACAGAATATCAATTAGCGGGTGCAGGTGCAGAGGCTTTGTGGGCGAGAGGTTTGCATCCAGCCCTGACGTTAGTTGCTGGAGAAAGGCGTTTACCCCTGTACCGCCACGCCACCGCCACCGCCGAACAAATCGGGAAGCAAGCTATGTTAGTATTCTGCGCGAGGGGAAACGGTTTGTATGCAAATTTAACTCGATTTATCTGTTTCGGTTCCCTGGAAAAACAGCATTCAGAGTTGCACCGACAAGTTAGAGAAATTGAAGCCGCCGCCTTGGATTTGTGCCGCCCGAGAGTATCGCTGAATGCAATTTATTATACCCTTAAACAAGCTTACGAACAGCACGGCTATCCTCAAGCAATTCGGGAACACCATCAAGGCGGAACTACTGGATATTTGGCGCGGGAAGTTGTGGCGAATCCGGCTACTTCAGATATCTTGACTGAAAATATGGCTGTGGCTTGGAATCCGAGTTTGTCTGGGGCAAAAATTGAGGATACGTTTGTAATTGGTAGCGATGGAACTTTGGAAAATTTGACTTTCGATCCGGGTTGGCCGAGTGTAGAAGTCGCGGGCAGGTTGCGGCCTGTACCGAAAATAGTTTAG
- a CDS encoding clan AA aspartic protease has translation MINIDRNLSQISPKMGAVRVNVKLTNAIDEALVRRGLLDPNLWPVCEVEALINTGAFRTAIPVEVCEHLGLRIRSQEIAKYADGRQETVGLTGPVIVEMEGRETIEAAMVLGDIVLIGQTVLETLVVGCVAV, from the coding sequence ATGATAAATATCGATCGCAATCTAAGTCAAATCAGCCCAAAAATGGGCGCAGTTCGAGTCAATGTCAAACTAACGAATGCCATTGATGAAGCCTTAGTGCGTCGAGGATTGCTCGATCCGAATCTTTGGCCTGTTTGCGAAGTAGAAGCACTGATAAATACTGGCGCATTCAGAACTGCTATACCTGTGGAAGTTTGCGAACACCTAGGTTTAAGAATTCGGAGTCAGGAAATAGCAAAGTATGCTGATGGCCGACAAGAAACAGTAGGATTGACTGGGCCTGTGATTGTTGAAATGGAAGGGCGCGAGACGATTGAGGCTGCAATGGTTTTAGGCGATATCGTGCTAATCGGTCAAACTGTGTTAGAAACTTTAGTTGTAGGGTGCGTCGCCGTGTAA
- the pdhA gene encoding pyruvate dehydrogenase (acetyl-transferring) E1 component subunit alpha, with amino-acid sequence MAEERSLPVFDAQSVTISRDEGLMLYEDMVLGRYFEDKCAEMYYRGKMFGFVHLYNGQEAVSTGVIRSMRRDDTDYVSSTYRDHVHALSAGVPAREVMAELFGKETGCSKGRGGSMHMFSAEHRLLGGYAFVAEGIPVATGAAFQSKYRREALGDESSDGVTACFFGDGAANNGQFFECLNMAALWKLPILYVVENNKWAIGMAHERATSDPLIFKKAHAFGMAGVEVDGMDVLAVREVAKEAVARARAGEGPTVIEALTYRFRGHSLADPDELRSKEEKEYWFPRDPIKKLAADLIDRTLATAEELKAIEKKIEAVIDDAVDFAEKSPEPDPSELYRYIYAED; translated from the coding sequence ATGGCTGAGGAACGGAGCTTACCAGTTTTTGACGCGCAGAGCGTAACTATTTCTCGGGATGAGGGCTTGATGCTCTACGAGGATATGGTTTTGGGGCGTTACTTTGAGGACAAGTGCGCTGAGATGTATTACCGGGGCAAAATGTTTGGTTTTGTGCACTTGTACAACGGCCAGGAAGCGGTCTCGACTGGCGTCATTCGATCGATGCGCCGGGATGACACCGATTACGTCAGCAGCACCTACCGCGATCACGTTCACGCTTTGAGCGCGGGCGTACCGGCGCGGGAAGTGATGGCGGAGTTGTTCGGAAAGGAAACCGGTTGCTCGAAGGGCCGCGGCGGTTCGATGCATATGTTTTCGGCAGAACATCGGTTGTTGGGAGGCTATGCTTTTGTGGCTGAGGGAATTCCTGTAGCTACGGGGGCGGCTTTTCAATCGAAATACCGGCGGGAAGCTTTGGGAGATGAGAGCTCTGATGGCGTAACTGCTTGTTTTTTTGGCGATGGTGCTGCGAATAACGGGCAGTTTTTCGAGTGTTTGAACATGGCAGCTTTGTGGAAATTGCCGATTCTTTATGTTGTAGAAAACAACAAATGGGCGATCGGCATGGCCCACGAGCGAGCTACATCTGACCCCTTAATTTTCAAGAAAGCTCATGCTTTTGGCATGGCTGGCGTCGAAGTTGACGGGATGGATGTTTTGGCGGTGCGGGAAGTGGCGAAGGAAGCTGTAGCGCGGGCGCGGGCTGGCGAAGGGCCGACTGTGATCGAGGCTTTGACTTATCGCTTTCGCGGCCATTCCTTGGCAGATCCTGATGAGTTGCGCTCTAAGGAAGAGAAAGAATATTGGTTCCCCCGCGATCCAATTAAGAAGTTAGCTGCTGATTTGATCGATCGCACTTTGGCTACTGCTGAAGAGTTAAAGGCGATCGAGAAAAAGATCGAAGCAGTAATTGATGATGCGGTAGATTTTGCAGAGAAAAGCCCCGAGCCAGATCCGAGCGAATTGTATCGCTATATCTATGCTGAAGATTAA